Proteins encoded by one window of Candidatus Saccharibacteria bacterium:
- the purL gene encoding phosphoribosylformylglycinamidine synthase translates to MPASASQAKTQLIRLYRRVPNFAEAGLANVEAKIRSVISDDPVAMEWCYYVETTTVLNKSEIKKLTELLAETFDPQGFGPNSFLARNNPVIEVGSRLSFETPWASTARQICHSVGLTKVNKIERSRRFGFDKSTSKSKLSQLADVLHDRMTEAIYDKPPHSLTSTARPEPVHSVAVMKEGIKALRRANTEFGLAMDEHDLQRYYDLFVNQLKRNPTDVELFQLGQGNSEHSRHGFFKGKIVLDGKQLKDNLMDVVKAPYKSNPNNSVIAFHDDSSAIRGKNIVAAVAEGKDSAGKLKTEKRLYHPTLTAETHNFPTGIAPYPGAATGTGGRIRDNQAVGRGGLVVASGVGYCVANMNLAGYDLPWELDGHSASSNQATPFEILIEASNGASDYGNCFGEPVILGHLRSFGLQTPGGYRAWYKPILYTEGVGQIDDRHTKKGEPRKGMLVVQIGGPAYRIGMGGAAASSLMSGENVADLDFNAVQRGAPEMEQRLNRVVRACVELGDSNPIISAHDLGAGGDSNALPEIVHPTGGRINLRAIPSGDASLSVLELWGNESQERNVFLVRPSSLKTLGGICSRENAPLAVVGEVTGDGNLVVFDEKDSSTPINLPLEPILGEVEPRTLELKTQAIKLKPIRLSKGISVEDALERVLRLPSVASKSWLVRKVDRSVTGLVAQQQGVGPYNLPLSNYGVVAHSLFDKSGTALSEGERPTIGLISPGAQARMSVAEALTNIMGAAITKLEDIRASANWMWAAKLSGEGARLHEAATAMSSIMIKLGIAVDGGKDSLSMASKDGSKFVKAPGQLVVAAYAVMPDITKKVTPEFKKPGNTLLYIDLAKGKARLGGSALAQVYGQLGDGAPDVEDVTMLARCFNAIQELVRLDLICSLHDRSDGGLISSLIEMSVVGGFGARININGQQDELAAMFNEELGLVLECADKEKVDRILKQYNMRAVEIGTVANAVDNLAVSYNGQPVLNKKVAALRHAWDETSTKLDALQTNPTCVAEEANVVNNLTSVPNYKLSFVPQKTDLNIMKARYKPKVAILREEGTNGDREMAASFMAAGFEAWDVAMHDLLNGSAKLADFRGVAFAGGFSFGDVLDSARGWASVINFNPKLAKQFNDFYNRQDSFSLGVCNGAQLMALLGWVPGDDLADPQKPRFSHNQSGRFESRFTTVEILHSPSIMLKEMAGTRMGVWVAHGEGRLHVPDEGVMQTVLNNQLAPIRFVDYSGKPTTKYPFNPNGSPGGITALCSADGRHLAMMPHPERLANALWQWPWLPEDWKSLKASPWLRMFQNARDWCEESK, encoded by the coding sequence ATGCCTGCATCTGCCAGCCAAGCAAAAACTCAACTGATTCGACTATATCGCCGAGTGCCTAATTTTGCGGAGGCTGGTCTGGCGAATGTTGAGGCCAAGATTCGTTCAGTTATTTCTGATGATCCTGTGGCCATGGAGTGGTGTTACTATGTTGAGACGACAACCGTGCTCAATAAATCCGAGATTAAAAAACTTACTGAGTTGCTAGCAGAAACGTTTGATCCGCAGGGCTTTGGACCCAACTCGTTCTTGGCTCGTAATAATCCAGTTATAGAGGTTGGCTCACGTTTAAGTTTTGAAACGCCGTGGGCTTCAACTGCTCGCCAGATCTGCCATTCAGTTGGTCTAACAAAAGTTAATAAGATAGAGCGTTCTAGGCGCTTTGGCTTTGACAAAAGCACATCAAAAAGTAAGCTCAGCCAACTGGCTGATGTTTTGCATGATCGAATGACCGAGGCAATCTATGACAAACCGCCTCACAGCCTAACCTCGACCGCCCGGCCCGAGCCTGTTCATTCTGTGGCGGTAATGAAAGAGGGCATTAAGGCATTGCGTAGAGCCAATACGGAATTTGGTTTAGCCATGGACGAACACGACTTGCAGCGCTACTATGATTTATTTGTTAATCAACTTAAGCGAAACCCAACCGATGTTGAGCTTTTTCAGTTGGGCCAAGGTAACTCCGAACACAGTCGCCACGGGTTTTTTAAGGGCAAAATTGTACTTGATGGCAAGCAACTCAAAGATAATCTCATGGATGTAGTTAAAGCCCCATACAAATCAAATCCCAACAATTCTGTAATTGCGTTTCACGATGACAGTTCGGCGATCCGAGGCAAAAATATTGTAGCCGCTGTAGCTGAAGGCAAGGATTCTGCTGGCAAGCTTAAAACCGAAAAACGGTTGTATCACCCAACTCTAACTGCCGAGACTCATAACTTTCCAACTGGTATTGCGCCGTACCCGGGCGCTGCCACCGGTACCGGTGGTCGGATTCGTGATAACCAAGCGGTTGGTCGCGGCGGGCTGGTGGTTGCTAGTGGGGTTGGTTATTGTGTGGCCAACATGAATTTAGCTGGTTACGATTTGCCTTGGGAGCTCGATGGGCATTCGGCATCCAGCAATCAAGCGACACCATTCGAGATTCTTATAGAGGCCTCAAACGGTGCTTCGGATTACGGGAACTGTTTTGGTGAGCCGGTGATCTTAGGTCACTTGCGCAGTTTTGGCTTGCAAACACCCGGTGGCTACAGGGCCTGGTATAAGCCGATTTTGTACACCGAGGGAGTCGGCCAAATCGATGACCGCCATACCAAAAAAGGCGAACCAAGAAAGGGCATGTTGGTAGTTCAAATTGGCGGCCCAGCTTACCGCATTGGCATGGGCGGGGCGGCTGCTAGTTCGCTCATGAGTGGCGAAAATGTGGCCGACTTAGACTTTAATGCTGTGCAGCGCGGCGCACCCGAGATGGAGCAAAGACTGAATAGGGTTGTTCGAGCTTGTGTGGAGCTGGGCGATAGTAATCCAATAATATCGGCTCACGATCTAGGTGCTGGTGGCGATTCAAATGCCCTGCCCGAAATCGTGCATCCGACGGGCGGACGCATAAATCTGCGTGCAATTCCGTCTGGTGATGCTAGTCTTTCGGTATTGGAACTGTGGGGTAATGAGTCGCAAGAGCGCAATGTATTTTTGGTGAGACCATCAAGCCTCAAAACACTGGGGGGAATTTGCAGCCGCGAAAACGCACCCTTGGCTGTGGTTGGCGAGGTTACGGGCGATGGTAACTTGGTGGTTTTTGATGAGAAAGATAGTTCGACCCCGATTAACTTACCACTTGAGCCAATATTGGGTGAGGTAGAACCGCGCACTCTGGAGCTAAAAACCCAAGCTATAAAACTAAAGCCTATTCGTTTGTCCAAAGGGATTAGTGTCGAAGATGCCCTAGAAAGAGTATTGCGATTACCATCGGTCGCCTCCAAGAGTTGGCTGGTGCGCAAGGTCGACCGCAGTGTTACTGGCTTGGTTGCGCAACAGCAGGGTGTGGGTCCCTATAACTTGCCGCTAAGTAACTATGGGGTTGTTGCTCATAGCTTGTTTGATAAGTCGGGCACCGCTTTGAGCGAAGGTGAGCGGCCAACCATTGGGCTAATTTCACCAGGCGCGCAAGCACGCATGTCGGTAGCCGAAGCCCTGACCAACATTATGGGTGCGGCTATTACTAAGCTCGAGGATATCCGCGCTAGTGCTAATTGGATGTGGGCTGCTAAGCTTTCGGGTGAGGGGGCTCGACTGCACGAAGCTGCAACTGCTATGAGTAGTATTATGATCAAGCTTGGCATAGCTGTAGATGGTGGCAAAGATAGTTTATCGATGGCCAGCAAAGATGGTAGTAAGTTTGTGAAAGCGCCAGGCCAATTGGTGGTTGCGGCTTATGCCGTGATGCCCGATATTACTAAAAAAGTTACCCCAGAGTTTAAAAAGCCTGGCAACACGCTCTTATATATAGACCTCGCCAAAGGCAAAGCCCGTTTGGGCGGGTCTGCCCTGGCTCAAGTTTACGGTCAGTTAGGCGATGGTGCTCCCGACGTTGAAGATGTGACCATGCTAGCTAGATGCTTCAATGCCATCCAGGAATTAGTAAGACTAGATCTAATCTGTTCTTTGCACGATCGTAGCGATGGCGGTCTTATAAGCAGTCTAATTGAGATGTCAGTGGTTGGTGGCTTTGGTGCAAGAATTAATATAAACGGCCAACAAGATGAGTTAGCGGCTATGTTTAACGAAGAGCTTGGCCTGGTGTTGGAGTGCGCCGACAAGGAGAAAGTTGATAGAATCCTCAAACAATACAATATGCGTGCTGTGGAAATCGGCACCGTTGCTAACGCAGTCGATAACTTAGCCGTTAGCTACAATGGCCAACCAGTTCTTAATAAAAAAGTAGCAGCCTTAAGACATGCCTGGGACGAGACTAGCACCAAACTCGATGCCTTGCAAACTAACCCGACCTGTGTGGCCGAAGAAGCTAATGTGGTGAACAATCTAACATCTGTTCCGAACTACAAGCTAAGCTTTGTACCCCAAAAAACTGACTTAAACATCATGAAGGCTCGTTATAAACCCAAAGTAGCCATCTTGCGCGAAGAGGGTACCAATGGTGATCGCGAAATGGCAGCTAGTTTTATGGCGGCTGGCTTTGAGGCCTGGGACGTTGCCATGCATGATTTGCTAAATGGCTCGGCCAAACTAGCCGACTTTCGTGGTGTGGCCTTTGCGGGTGGCTTTAGCTTTGGCGATGTGCTCGATTCAGCTCGGGGTTGGGCAAGCGTAATCAACTTTAATCCAAAACTAGCCAAGCAATTTAACGATTTCTACAATCGCCAGGATAGTTTTTCACTGGGCGTCTGCAACGGTGCTCAGCTTATGGCCTTACTTGGCTGGGTGCCAGGCGACGACTTAGCAGACCCACAAAAACCGCGCTTTAGCCACAATCAATCGGGCAGGTTTGAATCGCGTTTTACTACCGTTGAGATACTTCATAGCCCAAGTATTATGCTAAAAGAGATGGCTGGCACACGTATGGGCGTGTGGGTAGCGCATGGCGAGGGTCGCTTACATGTGCCAGACGAAGGCGTTATGCAGACCGTCTTAAATAATCAACTAGCCCCAATCCGCTTTGTTGATTACAGCGGCAAGCCAACCACCAAGTATCCATTTAACCCAAATGGCAGCCCAGGCGGCATTACAGCGCTGTGCTCGGCCGATGGGCGGCACTTAGCTATGATGCCTCACCCCGAGCGATTGGCAAACGCTCTTTGGCAATGGCCTTGGTTGCCCGAAGATTGGAAGAGCCTTAAAGCCAGCCCATGGTTACGCATGTTTCAAAACGCTCGCGATTGGTGCGAGGAAAGCAAATAA
- the pyrB gene encoding aspartate carbamoyltransferase: MQHVISIKQFSDTKKLDGIFSLAAEFQNTEPHRYPQSLQNKIVANLFYEPSTRTRFSFETAALNLGGRVISTENGSEYSSTKKGESLEDTIRTINQYADVIVMRHPMVGSAKLAADHSRVPIINAGDGGGEHPTQGLLDLFTIRQAKGKIDGLKVVAVGDTLHSRTIHSLIDMLKLYNTELYLVAPKELQMSKQELEPYLGRSKITQLDSYDDVLNGADVMYVNRVQEERFADRAEFERLRSSFCVTNDTLKRMKDDAVIMNPLPRVNEIHPEVDNDPRAIYFEQARNGVYIRMALLDMLMTPEVPSKLRVSGLQTA; this comes from the coding sequence ATGCAACATGTAATATCGATCAAGCAATTTAGTGATACAAAAAAGCTTGATGGTATTTTTTCTCTCGCGGCGGAATTTCAAAACACCGAACCACATAGATACCCGCAATCATTGCAAAACAAAATAGTTGCCAACCTATTCTACGAGCCCAGTACACGGACTCGTTTTTCGTTTGAGACGGCTGCGTTGAATTTGGGTGGGCGAGTAATCTCGACCGAAAACGGCAGCGAATACAGCAGCACTAAAAAAGGTGAATCGCTCGAGGACACAATTCGTACCATCAATCAGTACGCCGATGTTATTGTTATGCGCCACCCAATGGTGGGTTCGGCCAAGTTGGCAGCTGATCACTCAAGGGTGCCGATAATCAATGCTGGTGATGGTGGGGGCGAACATCCCACCCAAGGCTTGCTTGATCTCTTTACCATCCGCCAAGCAAAAGGCAAGATTGATGGGCTCAAGGTGGTTGCTGTTGGCGATACTCTGCACAGCCGCACTATTCACTCGCTTATAGACATGCTTAAGTTGTACAATACAGAGCTGTATTTGGTTGCGCCCAAAGAACTTCAAATGTCTAAACAAGAGCTCGAACCATACTTGGGTAGATCCAAGATTACTCAACTTGATAGCTACGATGATGTCTTAAATGGGGCCGATGTTATGTATGTTAATCGTGTTCAAGAAGAGCGTTTTGCCGATAGGGCAGAGTTTGAACGTTTGCGCTCGAGTTTTTGCGTGACTAACGATACGCTCAAGCGCATGAAAGATGATGCGGTTATTATGAACCCACTGCCAAGAGTTAACGAAATCCACCCAGAGGTTGATAACGACCCACGGGCGATTTATTTTGAACAAGCCCGAAACGGCGTATACATAAGAATGGCCCTACTCGACATGCTCATGACACCTGAAGTGCCGAGCAAGTTGCGAGTGTCTGGCTTACAAACAGCTTAG
- the pyrF gene encoding orotidine-5'-phosphate decarboxylase, producing the protein MSFKTRLNQSVAKNNSLVCVGLDSEVAKLPAKFQKLKEPQYEFNKAIVDATAGLVCAYKPNSAFYEAEGASGIEQLRKTVAYIHDKYPNVPVILDAKRADIGNTNNGYVKFLFEYLDLDAVTVQPYLGGEALEPFLACKDKGIIVLCKTSNPGSGELQDIDVNGKKVYQIVAETVRDEWDTNKNCLLVTGATYPEELKDIRAIMGDDYTFLVPGIGAQGGDIQAMVRAGVNAYGDGIIVNSARDIIFASNGEDFAKTARAKTDALREEINKYRFTELVMDLHTNGIVKFGEFTFKSGIVSPMYIDLRMLVANPGTMSRVAKAYTGMLNRLKFDRMAAVPYAAMPIVAAISAENGEPWIYTRKEAKGYGTNKMIEGGHQTGETIVVVDDLVTNGDSKFEVIAPFEKAGLKVTDTVVLLDYQKGAKEKLAKKGYALHAALTVPEVIDTLHRENAIDDEMYAKVKDFLAQQVK; encoded by the coding sequence ATGAGTTTTAAAACCCGATTAAACCAAAGTGTTGCTAAAAACAATTCATTGGTTTGTGTGGGTTTAGATAGTGAAGTTGCCAAGCTACCAGCCAAGTTTCAAAAGCTCAAAGAGCCACAGTATGAATTCAACAAGGCAATTGTAGATGCCACAGCCGGCTTGGTTTGTGCCTATAAGCCTAACTCAGCCTTTTATGAAGCCGAGGGTGCCAGTGGCATTGAACAACTCCGTAAAACTGTTGCTTACATTCACGACAAATATCCAAACGTCCCAGTAATACTCGACGCCAAGCGAGCCGACATAGGCAACACCAACAATGGCTATGTTAAGTTCCTGTTTGAGTATTTAGACCTCGATGCCGTAACCGTTCAACCCTATTTAGGTGGCGAAGCCCTGGAGCCTTTTTTGGCCTGCAAAGATAAGGGTATAATCGTACTTTGCAAAACCTCCAATCCTGGCTCTGGCGAACTCCAAGATATCGACGTTAATGGCAAAAAAGTTTATCAGATTGTTGCTGAAACAGTTCGTGATGAATGGGATACCAACAAAAACTGCCTGCTTGTAACTGGCGCCACCTATCCCGAAGAGCTCAAAGACATTCGCGCCATCATGGGCGATGACTACACCTTCTTGGTGCCCGGCATTGGCGCTCAGGGCGGCGATATTCAGGCCATGGTGCGAGCCGGTGTAAATGCCTATGGCGATGGCATAATTGTAAACTCGGCTCGTGACATTATTTTTGCAAGCAACGGCGAGGACTTTGCCAAAACCGCTAGAGCTAAAACCGATGCTTTGCGCGAAGAGATTAATAAATATAGATTTACCGAGCTCGTAATGGATTTGCACACCAACGGCATTGTAAAGTTTGGCGAGTTTACGTTTAAGTCTGGTATAGTCTCACCAATGTATATAGACCTTCGTATGTTAGTAGCAAACCCTGGCACTATGAGCCGCGTAGCAAAGGCCTACACGGGCATGCTCAATAGGCTCAAGTTCGACCGCATGGCCGCCGTACCTTATGCAGCTATGCCGATTGTTGCGGCTATTTCTGCCGAGAATGGTGAACCATGGATATACACCCGCAAAGAGGCTAAGGGTTATGGCACCAACAAGATGATAGAGGGCGGACACCAGACAGGTGAAACAATAGTGGTTGTAGATGATTTGGTAACGAATGGTGATTCTAAGTTCGAGGTTATTGCCCCATTCGAGAAAGCTGGCCTGAAAGTTACCGACACAGTCGTACTGCTAGACTACCAAAAGGGCGCCAAAGAAAAACTTGCCAAAAAAGGCTATGCTTTGCATGCGGCCTTAACCGTACCAGAAGTTATAGATACCCTACATCGTGAAAACGCTATCGACGACGAGATGTACGCCAAAGTAAAAGACTTCTTGGCACAGCAAGTTAAGTAA
- a CDS encoding diguanylate cyclase — MSALENSKNSAVKVKVHKSFYDPAKTFDDNFDFGPFATGEHDKPYKNSGRPQHKVLGKKVHSPFGMPAGPLPNSKFVKYAFDRGFDVICYKTQRSVPFACNEFPNVLYLDVDGDLTLEKAAEPIVGKQETDREPHQLTITNSFGNPSRGPEFWVDDLRQAVKHQGEGQLLIMSVVGSIKDGFSEEDYWDDFAHTAELAASSGVEAIELNLSCPNVATEGVICYTPQAVIEISRRTKEKVGNIPVIAKFGYFSADQQELLEDIVAKSSPYLAAYSAINTIAAPVVDEYGQQALPGEGRLKSGSCGAGVKWAGLDMAKRLDGIRRKNNYDYEIIGVGGVMSADDYQAYRQAGADIVQSATGAMWNPQLAGQVKETI, encoded by the coding sequence ATGAGCGCTTTAGAAAATTCAAAAAACAGTGCAGTTAAGGTGAAGGTTCATAAATCTTTTTACGACCCGGCCAAAACGTTCGACGACAATTTTGACTTCGGGCCGTTCGCAACTGGCGAGCACGACAAGCCATACAAAAATAGCGGTAGGCCACAACACAAGGTGTTGGGCAAAAAAGTTCACTCACCATTTGGCATGCCGGCTGGGCCATTGCCCAACAGCAAGTTCGTTAAGTATGCTTTCGATCGTGGTTTCGATGTAATTTGTTACAAAACACAGCGCAGTGTTCCATTTGCTTGCAACGAATTCCCTAATGTTTTGTATCTAGATGTTGATGGCGATCTTACACTCGAGAAGGCCGCTGAACCGATTGTAGGCAAGCAAGAGACCGATCGCGAACCTCACCAGTTAACCATCACCAACTCATTTGGCAATCCTAGTCGCGGTCCAGAATTTTGGGTTGATGACCTGCGCCAAGCCGTTAAACATCAAGGCGAAGGCCAGCTGCTAATAATGAGCGTAGTTGGCAGCATTAAAGACGGATTTAGCGAAGAGGATTACTGGGATGACTTTGCACACACTGCTGAGCTAGCAGCTAGCTCTGGCGTAGAGGCAATCGAGCTCAACCTAAGCTGCCCGAATGTGGCTACCGAAGGTGTAATCTGCTACACACCACAAGCAGTAATAGAAATATCACGCCGCACCAAAGAGAAGGTCGGCAACATCCCGGTAATTGCTAAGTTTGGTTACTTTAGTGCCGATCAACAAGAGTTGCTAGAGGATATTGTAGCCAAGAGCTCACCGTACCTAGCGGCTTACTCGGCGATTAATACCATCGCTGCTCCGGTGGTTGATGAGTACGGCCAACAGGCTTTGCCGGGCGAAGGGAGATTGAAGAGTGGTAGCTGTGGTGCGGGTGTAAAATGGGCCGGGCTAGACATGGCCAAGCGGCTAGATGGAATTCGCCGCAAGAACAATTACGACTACGAAATTATTGGCGTGGGCGGGGTAATGAGTGCCGACGACTACCAAGCTTACCGCCAAGCCGGGGCCGATATTGTACAATCCGCCACAGGTGCAATGTGGAACCCACAGTTAGCGGGCCAAGTTAAAGAGACTATTTAG
- a CDS encoding NAD-dependent isocitrate dehydrogenase, with translation MKHVVTVIPGDGIGPEVVNATTKVLDSMGLDFEWEKVELNSEIMQSTPSSIPQNICNLIKKNKIAVKGPISTPVGEGFTSPNVLIRQQLGLYASVRPAKSIGKFASTKKPLDIVTVRENTEDVYVARERGDSEEVIAEKVITRLASERIAKYAFDLAIKMGRKKVTALHKADILKKSDGLFISCCREVSKNYSKVVYAEAIVDSACMQLVLDPKEFDVIVAPNMYGDIVSDIAAGIVGGLGLVGSANMGDDLAVYEAVHGSAPNIAGKNIANPTGLLEACVMMLYNIKEPQAAESLRAAIDKTLEQGAVLTPDLGGNASTTDFRDAIIANL, from the coding sequence GTGAAGCATGTAGTTACTGTAATCCCAGGTGATGGGATTGGGCCAGAAGTAGTTAACGCAACTACTAAGGTTTTAGATTCTATGGGGCTAGACTTTGAATGGGAAAAGGTAGAGCTTAATTCAGAAATTATGCAGTCAACCCCGAGCTCGATTCCTCAAAATATCTGCAACTTGATTAAGAAGAACAAAATTGCAGTTAAAGGACCAATATCAACGCCTGTTGGTGAGGGGTTCACTTCGCCAAATGTTCTTATCCGCCAACAATTAGGTCTTTATGCGAGTGTCAGACCAGCCAAATCGATAGGTAAATTTGCTTCTACTAAGAAACCGCTAGACATAGTAACTGTCCGGGAAAATACAGAGGATGTTTATGTAGCAAGAGAGAGGGGTGATAGTGAAGAGGTTATCGCTGAGAAGGTTATCACAAGACTAGCATCTGAACGGATTGCTAAATATGCATTCGACTTAGCAATTAAGATGGGTCGTAAAAAAGTTACCGCTCTGCATAAAGCAGATATTCTAAAAAAATCTGATGGCCTATTCATAAGCTGTTGTAGAGAAGTCTCAAAAAACTATTCCAAGGTAGTGTACGCCGAGGCAATTGTAGATAGTGCTTGCATGCAATTAGTTTTAGACCCGAAAGAATTTGACGTAATTGTTGCACCAAACATGTATGGGGATATAGTCTCTGATATTGCTGCAGGTATTGTTGGCGGGTTGGGGCTAGTTGGCTCGGCAAACATGGGCGATGATTTAGCTGTTTACGAAGCGGTTCATGGCAGTGCGCCCAATATTGCAGGAAAGAACATTGCAAATCCAACCGGCCTGTTGGAAGCTTGCGTAATGATGCTATATAACATAAAGGAACCTCAAGCGGCCGAAAGCTTAAGAGCTGCAATTGATAAGACCCTAGAGCAAGGAGCAGTACTGACACCAGATCTTGGCGGTAATGCTAGCACAACTGATTTTCGAGATGCTATAATTGCTAACCTATGA